A stretch of Castanea sativa cultivar Marrone di Chiusa Pesio chromosome 2, ASM4071231v1 DNA encodes these proteins:
- the LOC142623376 gene encoding uncharacterized protein LOC142623376 gives MAATARLSARLAWRETRGNGSVVGGGLRKSTPPISNIPKFGLIRPAAGLFFQAARFFFQAARFALWFSKYKGYFQGGAKIFVLGLSTYCFSQISKLGSLEQKVEQIDRNVDIVHGGINIIIADLAEIKGRMDAVIAANP, from the exons ATGGCTGCTACTGCTCGGTTGTCCGCTCGATTGGCGTGGAGGGAAACCAGAGGAAATGGCTCAGTTGTTGGTGGAGGCCTCCGGAAAAGTACTCCTCCAATTAGCAACATTCCAAAATTCGGTCTCATTAG GCCTGCTGCTGGTCTTTTCTTTCAAGCTGCTCGTTTTTTCTTTCAAGCTGCTCGTTTTGCATTGTGGTTCTCCAAATATAAGGGTTACTTTCAGGGTGGAGCCAAGATTTTTGTTCTTGGACTTTCTACCTACTGCTTTTCCCAAATTTCCAAGCTGGGAAGTCTGGAGCAGAAAGTTGAACAGATTGATCGTAACGTGGACATTGTTCATGGGGGAATCAACATTATCATTGCTGATTTGGCAGAGATAAAGGGAAGGATGGATGCTGTCATTGCAGCAAATCCATGA